The following are from one region of the Acidobacteriota bacterium genome:
- a CDS encoding 4Fe-4S binding protein, with the protein MPVPEHMEFFIDPNRCIGCQSCVQACGECDTHKGHPMIHLEYVDRAISVQTTPVVCMHCNTPTCAEVCPADAIKVTEDGVVQTARKPRCIACSNCVLACPFGVPKMKTEFELMMKCDMCYDRTSVGKKPMCATVCPSQALFFGTREEIEQIRPRSVSNNRFQFGQQVITTKVNMLFPKDNPIQHLNVTDAMNEQPVDQSFTLEMLMDAIGI; encoded by the coding sequence ATGCCAGTGCCCGAACACATGGAATTTTTCATTGATCCGAATCGCTGTATCGGATGTCAATCGTGCGTCCAGGCGTGTGGTGAATGCGATACCCACAAAGGACACCCGATGATCCACCTCGAATATGTTGACCGGGCGATCTCGGTTCAGACCACGCCGGTCGTGTGTATGCACTGCAACACGCCGACCTGTGCTGAAGTCTGTCCGGCTGATGCGATCAAGGTAACCGAAGATGGCGTGGTTCAAACCGCACGCAAGCCCCGGTGTATTGCCTGTAGCAACTGTGTTCTGGCCTGTCCGTTTGGCGTCCCGAAAATGAAGACCGAGTTTGAACTGATGATGAAGTGCGATATGTGTTACGACCGGACATCAGTTGGGAAAAAGCCAATGTGTGCCACCGTATGCCCAAGTCAGGCGCTGTTTTTCGGTACACGTGAGGAAATCGAACAGATTCGACCGCGGTCAGTTTCCAATAACCGCTTTCAGTTTGGACAGCAGGTGATTACCACCAAGGTCAACATGCTGTTTCCCAAAGATAATCCAATCCAGCATCTGAATGTGACCGACGCCATGAATGAACAACCGGTTGATCAGAGCTTCACGCTTGAAATGCTGATGGACGCGATTGGCATTTGA